A section of the Poecile atricapillus isolate bPoeAtr1 chromosome 36, bPoeAtr1.hap1, whole genome shotgun sequence genome encodes:
- the LOC131590967 gene encoding serine/threonine-protein kinase pim-1-like: MPPARSWPRPRRRPRPRASCPALATARLQPSWRWRFWAGLSAWGWGGKAQEALQQRYRIGSLLGRGGFGRVFSATRLSDGAPVAIKKVPRNRIRDWGELPDGTSAPLEIVLLDKVSTGFSSVVQLLEWFELPKHIVMVLERPERCEDLRRYIRARRFLPEEEARELFRQVLEAVRHCTSCGVLHRDIKPENILVDLDTGEAKLIDFGCGTYLQDTAYTQFAGTRSYRPPEWTNFGWYHGEAATVWTLGILLHEMVCGKHPFRRGWNISWGHLLLPQQLSQVATVRTARESPAWAAPTSPLPTFPSRERRGRGGTRVGSRWDPGGERWDLGVCLATAESAAQRALIG, translated from the exons ATGCCCCCGGCCCGCTCCTGGCCACGGCCCCggcgccggccccggccccgggcgtCCTGTCCTGCTCTCGCCACCGCCCGGCTCCAGCCGAGCTGGCGCTGGCGCTTCTGGGCGGGCCtcagtgcctggggctggggcg ggaaggcgcaggaggccctgcagcagcgctacAGGATCGGCTCGCTGCTGGGGCGCGGCGGATTCGGCAGGGTTTTCTCGGCCACTCGGCTCTCGGATGGCGCCCCG gtggccatcaaaaaggtgccacggaaccgcATCCGGgactggggcgagctg cccgacggcaccagcgcaccactggagattgtgctgctggacaaggtgtccacaggcttctCCAGTGTGGTGCAACTGCTGGAATGGTTTGAGCTCCCCAAGCACATCGTaatggtgctggagcgcccaGAGCGATGTGAGGACCTGCGGCGCTACATTCGGGCACGGAGGTTCCTCCCTGAggaagaggcgcgggagctTTTCCGGCAGGTTCTGGAGgccgtgcggcactgcaccagctgcggggtccttCACAGAGACATCAAACCAGAGAACATCCTGGTTGATCTGGACACTGGTGAGGCAAAATTGATTGACTTtggctgtggcacctacctgcaggacacagcttacacacaatttgcag GAACACGATCATACAGACCCCCGGAATGGACCAACTTCGGATGGTACCATGGCGAGGCAGCAaccgtctggaccctgggcatcctgctgcatgAGATGGTCTGCGGGAagcaccctttcaggaggggctggaacatCAGCTGGGgccatctcctgctgccacaacagCTCTCCCAAG TCGCCACGGTTCGGACAGCGCGGGAGAGCCCGGCCTGGGCGGCCCCCACCTCCCCCCTGCCCACGTTCCCCTCCCGGGAGCGCCGGGGGCGCGGGGGGACGCGGGTGGGATCCAGGTGGGATCCAGGTGGGGAGCGCTGGGATCTGGGGGTCTGCCTGGCAACTGCTGAGTCAGCGGCACAACGCGCCCTGATTGGCTGA